A single genomic interval of Rhizobium binae harbors:
- a CDS encoding LysR family transcriptional regulator yields MKTLNLASIDLNLLVALEALLEYRNVTHAGHHVGRSQPGMSRALATLRSIFNDELLVRASTGYVLTPRGQRLAKRLPAAMNNIRDMMTEGNLPTMEWGPKTIVAMPDHQTLVLLPHLLQRAPHLEIAPHSLFSGLLEGLEQGDFDLAVGQISSAPPGYLRRSLYTDQLVYLLRHDHPALAQDWTVESLKALRHAGTNSDLPIRDGRIYDELPYVDLPDQNPTRFSHVLTAAMVAATSDLALAVPRRAAARISEMLPLTAVDPPVEHKPYELMLIWHERCHRDPRHQWLRSEFVAAAAAGAT; encoded by the coding sequence GTGAAAACGCTGAATCTTGCATCGATTGACTTGAACCTTTTAGTGGCATTGGAAGCCCTATTAGAATACCGGAACGTCACACATGCGGGCCACCACGTCGGCAGGAGTCAACCGGGGATGAGTCGGGCGTTGGCGACGCTTCGGAGCATTTTCAATGACGAGCTATTAGTTCGAGCCTCAACCGGCTACGTGCTTACCCCTCGCGGTCAAAGACTGGCCAAAAGACTACCAGCGGCGATGAACAACATTCGGGACATGATGACTGAAGGCAATCTCCCCACAATGGAATGGGGACCGAAAACAATCGTGGCGATGCCTGATCACCAAACGCTTGTTTTGTTACCGCACCTCCTGCAGCGGGCGCCTCACCTCGAAATCGCCCCCCATTCACTCTTCAGTGGCTTACTCGAGGGACTTGAGCAAGGCGATTTCGATTTAGCAGTTGGGCAAATCTCCTCCGCTCCGCCCGGCTATTTGCGGCGCAGCCTCTATACTGACCAGCTCGTGTATTTGCTACGACACGACCACCCGGCTTTGGCGCAGGATTGGACAGTTGAGAGCTTGAAGGCGTTGCGTCACGCTGGCACTAACTCCGACCTCCCTATACGAGACGGCCGAATTTATGACGAACTGCCATACGTGGACTTACCGGATCAGAATCCGACGCGGTTTTCGCATGTACTAACGGCCGCGATGGTGGCGGCCACGAGCGATTTGGCCTTGGCGGTGCCACGCCGGGCTGCGGCACGTATTTCCGAGATGCTGCCGCTCACGGCTGTTGACCCACCCGTGGAACACAAACCCTACGAGCTAATGTTGATTTGGCACGAGCGGTGTCATCGCGACCCTAGGCATCAATGGCTGCGCAGCGAGTTTGTCGCAGCGGCCGCGGCGGGAGCGACCTGA
- a CDS encoding sensor histidine kinase, which produces MKARVRRSPESLLQRLASFYVRLPVTAGLRLGGPAGGVANPKRLLSSAIALYVVLVMALSLSCWSTIRLEYYRIETRQSFNKAFEAAITSEETRLSITRVAGWLRLASKTSQMVPEYGHEVESAVNNIDLLQTFEFLRGKNSNLLVRTRELIKTHLSPIGLKGGDYDQALRYADQIDRNLTGIYGSAVEHRRNLVEKAQGARSTECSFLVFGSCLVLVIVGINTIVQHREFAARRDDYVRSFALLHAHMTRSRVTSLRLFLDRLGDQRSALPEMLRAALDAVNELERINNALVRIVASERDPRTQALGKLLHRIGSTPTSNIRLEIENDAQFLQVPGVQVHLIVEELVNNAITAVSGKKDAQITIHARLLKRRYSFARRILIQISDTGRGMTSDEMRKAAMPFFSTGAGSRIGLGLTSCIKMVNAMSGDIRITSSPGVGTVVSVLLPVLKTTHLPE; this is translated from the coding sequence ATGAAGGCACGCGTCCGAAGGTCACCGGAATCTCTTTTGCAACGGCTGGCTAGCTTTTATGTGCGCTTACCCGTTACGGCAGGCCTGCGTCTGGGCGGTCCCGCCGGTGGTGTCGCGAACCCTAAAAGGTTACTCAGCTCCGCAATCGCACTTTATGTCGTATTGGTGATGGCACTTTCACTGAGTTGCTGGTCAACTATTCGACTCGAATACTACCGAATTGAAACCCGACAATCATTTAATAAGGCTTTTGAAGCGGCGATTACTTCAGAAGAAACCCGCTTGAGCATCACCCGGGTTGCCGGTTGGCTTCGTCTAGCCAGCAAGACCAGTCAAATGGTGCCGGAGTACGGCCACGAAGTAGAATCTGCCGTCAACAATATCGATCTACTGCAAACCTTCGAATTCCTGAGAGGGAAGAACAGCAACCTATTAGTCCGAACGCGCGAACTCATAAAGACGCACCTTAGTCCAATCGGATTGAAAGGCGGAGACTATGATCAAGCGCTCCGTTACGCGGATCAAATTGACAGAAATTTGACAGGAATTTACGGTTCGGCGGTCGAACACCGCAGGAACTTGGTAGAGAAGGCACAAGGTGCGCGCAGCACGGAATGTAGCTTTCTTGTATTCGGATCATGTCTAGTTTTAGTCATTGTTGGCATTAATACGATTGTTCAACACCGCGAATTTGCCGCGCGCCGCGATGACTACGTTCGTTCCTTTGCATTGCTTCACGCGCACATGACCCGATCACGAGTTACTTCGCTTCGATTATTTCTGGACCGCCTTGGTGACCAACGTTCAGCTCTACCCGAAATGCTTCGGGCTGCGCTAGACGCGGTGAACGAACTCGAACGAATCAACAATGCGCTCGTGCGGATCGTTGCTTCTGAACGAGACCCCCGAACACAGGCGCTCGGCAAACTCCTTCATCGGATAGGCAGTACACCCACCAGCAATATTCGGTTGGAAATCGAAAACGATGCACAATTCCTACAAGTTCCTGGCGTTCAAGTTCACTTGATCGTCGAAGAGCTCGTTAATAACGCTATAACTGCAGTTAGCGGAAAGAAAGACGCGCAAATAACGATCCATGCGCGTCTCCTCAAGCGACGCTACTCGTTCGCCCGCAGGATCCTAATTCAAATCTCGGACACCGGCAGAGGCATGACGTCAGACGAGATGCGCAAAGCCGCAATGCCATTCTTTTCAACCGGCGCGGGCTCGCGCATTGGCCTGGGGTTAACAAGTTGCATCAAAATGGTGAACGCCATGAGTGGCGACATCAGAATCACTTCGTCGCCGGGGGTCGGCACCGTCGTCAGTGTCCTGTTGCCGGTTCTGAAAACCACACACCTCCCTGAATGA
- a CDS encoding IS3 family transposase (programmed frameshift) has product MAILRQAEGGVPVPELCREHGMSTASFYKWRAKYGGMDASMISQMKALEDENRRLKKMYAEMSMQAELLKEALGKKLTRPSQRREMAGKAVALRGVSIALACRTFEVSETCYRYSTKLNEENEQIADLLIGLTRAKKSWGFGLCFLYLRNVRGHLWNHKRVYRIYRELELNLRIKPRKRLKRDKPDTLIVPDQPNMVWSMDFMADRLEDGRQFRLLNVLDDFNREGLGIEVDFSLPSERVIRSLNQIIEWRGKPYAIRVDNGPEYVSGKLMEWAEKQGIALNHIQPGKPQQNAYVERYNRTVRHEWLDQNIIESIEEAQKFATQWLWTYNNERPNMGIGGITPAQKLKMAA; this is encoded by the exons ATGGCCATCCTGCGCCAGGCAGAAGGTGGTGTCCCTGTACCCGAGCTATGCCGGGAGCACGGGATGAGCACGGCCTCATTTTACAAATGGCGGGCCAAGTATGGGGGCATGGACGCATCGATGATCAGTCAGATGAAGGCTCTGGAAGACGAGAACCGTCGACTGAAGAAGATGTATGCGGAGATGAGCATGCAGGCCGAACTGCTCAAAGAGGCTCTGGGAAAAAAGT TGACGCGGCCATCTCAACGCCGGGAGATGGCCGGGAAAGCAGTGGCGTTGCGCGGGGTGAGCATTGCGCTCGCCTGCCGCACCTTCGAGGTCAGCGAGACCTGCTATCGTTACAGCACCAAGCTGAACGAGGAGAACGAACAGATCGCCGATCTCCTCATCGGGCTGACGCGAGCAAAGAAGAGCTGGGGCTTCGGCCTGTGCTTCCTTTACCTGCGCAATGTCCGGGGGCATCTGTGGAATCACAAACGGGTCTACCGGATATACCGCGAGCTGGAATTGAACCTGCGGATCAAGCCAAGAAAGCGCTTGAAGCGGGACAAACCCGATACGCTGATCGTCCCGGATCAACCGAACATGGTCTGGTCGATGGACTTCATGGCAGACCGCCTGGAGGACGGCAGGCAGTTTCGGCTGCTGAATGTGCTGGATGACTTCAACCGCGAGGGGCTCGGCATCGAGGTGGACTTTTCGCTACCGTCTGAACGCGTGATCCGCAGTCTGAACCAGATCATCGAATGGCGAGGCAAACCATACGCCATTCGGGTGGACAACGGCCCGGAATATGTCAGCGGCAAGCTCATGGAATGGGCCGAGAAACAAGGGATTGCCTTGAACCACATCCAGCCCGGAAAGCCGCAACAGAATGCCTATGTCGAGCGCTATAACCGCACCGTCCGCCATGAATGGCTCGACCAGAACATCATCGAAAGCATCGAGGAGGCACAGAAATTCGCCACACAGTGGCTATGGACCTACAACAACGAACGGCCCAATATGGGCATCGGCGGCATCACACCCGCACAGAAATTGAAAATGGCTGCGTGA
- a CDS encoding Ulp1 family isopeptidase, translated as MRNTGWESSDESSDSSPEQNLEADTWIRNLRGEDVAQQLSDLHLGRGAIRRTSMGGSMRMPVQPSLRDNNISGARHSTDQSYEASSRSRSGLSTSSQEEPITRQPKKKGFFAAAAHKVKKAFAQRSGKKSSKDWTREPETVVETTFRVDHAKKQPAGSADDQRLIDEAVATATGNDYAESYIATNRSALRRLSGELNSRGSSLTQLSDQQLRAYVDAELEGGAYYKKALRMLQNHRDTLPLEERYQPMDQAPPPTRTGAVRRPSPEDLALINKAMETARGRLAPVTISQYATPLRRLAEALRYCGQSLTGIENATRLKNRVAELGLDSPEMAGGLRMLESHREAQRTQNSQDVGGSLQPFPWQVVVPRSQIDPSSEVPAIAPYSNTFGWPDGSQQNWQEDVAAGFLGYAPPPPQIDPSSDGWQQNWHFNPPLTPEFGLTQNELPPPTPEERPWDNTRQSSDGWQQNWHFAPPLTPEFGLTQNELHPPTPEERPWDAANIPDFGSVVGRWQHGRQPAPDVLTNALIAHGLMPAWNSQTHLLINHELYTAELQWDGGVFLTHQSGAWLGDRDWLHDRHIERDFIRLRGELQRNHPHLAARTTLVDPAVVQLMQTDQLRAFQYMVRGQPGTAQEGAEDAADFVFIPVTDAQGGDPNQRGTHWSLLLLDRRDRNSPIAYHYDSADDYNADAAERVARGVGARVIRMGMAQQPNNHDCGVFLLEAARALIGQLTRGQPPRDLDNLVADRRALQARLRDF; from the coding sequence ATGCGCAATACAGGTTGGGAATCGTCCGACGAATCGTCCGACTCTAGTCCCGAACAAAATCTCGAGGCTGATACTTGGATCAGGAATTTGAGAGGGGAAGATGTGGCGCAGCAGCTGAGCGACCTCCATTTAGGCCGTGGTGCAATTCGGCGTACGTCCATGGGTGGGTCGATGCGCATGCCGGTGCAGCCTTCCCTGCGAGACAACAACATCAGCGGCGCGCGCCACAGCACAGACCAGTCTTACGAAGCCTCGAGCCGCTCGCGGTCCGGGCTTTCGACCTCCTCGCAGGAGGAGCCGATAACCCGACAGCCGAAAAAAAAAGGATTCTTTGCAGCAGCCGCACATAAAGTGAAGAAGGCCTTCGCTCAAAGGAGCGGCAAGAAATCGTCGAAGGACTGGACGCGGGAGCCGGAAACGGTCGTTGAGACGACGTTTCGCGTCGATCATGCCAAGAAGCAGCCTGCGGGCTCTGCCGACGACCAGCGCCTCATTGATGAGGCGGTCGCGACGGCAACGGGGAATGATTATGCGGAGAGCTACATCGCAACTAATCGGTCCGCTCTTCGCAGATTATCCGGCGAGCTCAACTCTCGCGGATCCAGTCTAACTCAACTTAGTGACCAACAGCTGCGCGCATATGTTGACGCCGAGCTCGAGGGGGGTGCTTATTATAAAAAAGCGCTGAGAATGCTTCAGAACCACAGAGATACCCTTCCGTTGGAGGAACGGTATCAGCCAATGGATCAAGCGCCACCGCCGACGCGCACGGGAGCAGTGCGTCGTCCCTCTCCTGAAGACCTGGCCCTCATAAATAAGGCAATGGAGACGGCGCGCGGAAGGTTAGCCCCGGTGACCATTTCCCAGTATGCTACGCCTCTTCGCAGGTTAGCTGAGGCGCTCCGGTATTGCGGCCAGAGCCTTACCGGAATCGAGAACGCGACGAGGCTGAAAAACCGTGTTGCGGAGTTGGGCCTGGATAGCCCCGAAATGGCCGGCGGGTTGCGCATGCTTGAGTCACACCGCGAGGCCCAGCGGACGCAAAATTCGCAGGATGTAGGCGGAAGCCTTCAACCTTTTCCGTGGCAGGTCGTAGTTCCCCGGAGCCAGATAGATCCGTCGTCAGAGGTCCCGGCGATCGCGCCATACTCGAACACCTTCGGTTGGCCAGACGGTTCGCAGCAGAACTGGCAGGAGGATGTGGCGGCAGGGTTCTTAGGCTACGCGCCACCCCCGCCCCAGATAGATCCGTCATCGGACGGTTGGCAGCAGAACTGGCACTTTAACCCGCCCTTAACGCCGGAGTTCGGCTTGACGCAGAACGAGCTACCTCCACCGACACCAGAAGAACGCCCCTGGGACAATACGCGTCAGTCATCGGACGGTTGGCAGCAGAACTGGCACTTTGCCCCGCCCTTAACGCCGGAGTTCGGCTTGACGCAGAACGAGCTACACCCTCCGACACCGGAAGAACGCCCCTGGGACGCGGCCAATATTCCGGATTTCGGCTCTGTCGTCGGCCGTTGGCAGCACGGCCGCCAGCCTGCCCCGGACGTTCTAACCAACGCTCTAATTGCACACGGCCTCATGCCAGCCTGGAACTCACAGACACACTTGTTGATCAACCACGAGCTTTACACGGCCGAGCTGCAGTGGGACGGAGGTGTTTTTCTCACCCATCAATCCGGAGCTTGGCTCGGCGACAGAGATTGGCTGCACGACCGGCACATCGAAAGGGATTTCATTCGCCTAAGGGGTGAGTTGCAGAGAAACCACCCGCATCTCGCCGCTCGGACGACGCTGGTGGATCCCGCGGTAGTGCAACTTATGCAGACGGACCAGTTAAGGGCGTTCCAGTACATGGTCCGCGGCCAACCCGGTACCGCGCAGGAGGGTGCCGAGGATGCAGCCGACTTCGTGTTCATTCCAGTGACTGACGCCCAGGGTGGTGATCCCAATCAGCGCGGCACCCACTGGTCGCTGCTACTCCTTGATCGCCGCGATCGAAACAGCCCGATTGCCTATCACTACGACTCCGCCGACGACTACAACGCCGACGCTGCCGAACGGGTCGCAAGGGGGGTGGGAGCCAGGGTGATCCGAATGGGGATGGCCCAGCAGCCGAACAATCATGATTGCGGCGTCTTTTTGCTGGAGGCGGCGCGGGCGCTGATTGGACAATTGACACGAGGACAGCCCCCGCGGGACCTCGACAACCTCGTCGCCGATCGGCGAGCACTCCAGGCCCGATTAAGGGACTTTTAA
- the tssI gene encoding type VI secretion system tip protein TssI/VgrG → MAQSKIKNLLKHNRFVAITSAAFQPGDVTIRWLKGTERLSQPFLYKVMLAAPTPIQNFAKVPGQPLTVGLKLKDAATRFFNGVITRFEYLGLHATEHLNYVAEVRPSLFLLDYRTNSRIFQNKTSIEIITSILQEHKQNFKNRTVGRFPRRSFCVQYGESDLNFVSRLMEQDGIYYYFEHGANVHDLVLVDNLSSHATCMPETVETHPNLRPARNLHHDDLILDWSEVVSLQPSKVVLKDYDYEKPMAELTAIAHLPSVRIGGIPPAMNAGINRSGAPVMASESLTSVVSPTLKETFNYPGDYKQKGDGDFYAAIRAEELACNYYRASIETTARQITTGSIFKAANPFNYGEGGVRPKATQRFLAIANEFMVLGDVGDDPSRGVAGRDLERFLYRGKVEIISASTQYRPPRLTPVPIIKGPQTAVVVGSKGETIATDQFGRIKVQFFWDRQGNKDESSSCWIRVAQNWAGKGFGCLLIPRIGQEVVVDFVHGDPDRPLVTGVVYNGSNLPPEVLPANQTRSTFRTHTDRGTIADYNELRFEDRQGFEEVFLKAQKDHNVKVGNIYAIEVENQYLLTSAAAALGSRIELSPDKIRLSVKAATGTQVIEIGAAGITLTNSQGASVQILGPSVMINNEALVVT, encoded by the coding sequence ATGGCCCAGTCTAAAATCAAAAATCTTCTGAAGCACAATCGATTTGTCGCGATTACATCGGCCGCATTCCAACCGGGAGATGTCACTATTCGCTGGCTCAAAGGCACCGAACGCCTGTCGCAACCCTTCCTTTACAAAGTCATGCTCGCCGCCCCGACTCCGATTCAGAATTTCGCCAAAGTTCCTGGCCAACCCCTGACGGTCGGCCTTAAGCTGAAGGACGCGGCAACGCGCTTTTTCAACGGCGTAATCACTCGGTTCGAATATCTCGGGCTGCACGCCACCGAGCACCTAAACTACGTTGCAGAGGTACGTCCCTCGCTCTTCTTACTCGACTATCGTACTAACAGTCGGATTTTCCAGAACAAGACCAGCATCGAAATCATTACGTCCATCCTTCAAGAACACAAACAAAATTTCAAGAACCGTACAGTCGGGCGGTTTCCTCGGCGTAGCTTTTGCGTGCAGTATGGCGAGTCGGATTTGAACTTTGTCAGCCGCTTAATGGAGCAGGACGGCATATACTACTATTTTGAACACGGGGCGAACGTACATGATCTGGTTCTTGTCGACAACCTTTCGAGCCACGCGACATGCATGCCTGAGACCGTGGAGACCCATCCAAATCTTAGGCCAGCCCGAAACCTTCATCATGATGATTTAATCTTGGACTGGAGCGAAGTCGTGTCACTGCAGCCTTCCAAGGTCGTTCTCAAGGACTATGATTATGAGAAGCCGATGGCAGAGCTCACTGCTATCGCGCACCTCCCATCCGTGCGGATAGGAGGCATTCCACCCGCAATGAATGCCGGTATCAACCGTTCTGGCGCCCCTGTCATGGCATCGGAGTCCCTGACTTCAGTCGTTTCCCCAACATTGAAAGAGACATTCAACTATCCCGGAGATTACAAGCAAAAAGGGGATGGCGATTTCTACGCCGCGATCCGCGCGGAAGAACTCGCGTGTAATTACTATCGCGCGAGCATTGAGACTACGGCTCGCCAGATCACAACAGGATCCATCTTCAAGGCGGCCAATCCTTTTAATTACGGCGAAGGGGGTGTGCGCCCGAAGGCCACTCAGCGCTTTTTGGCGATTGCAAACGAATTCATGGTTCTGGGGGATGTTGGAGACGATCCGTCGAGAGGGGTCGCCGGCCGCGATCTTGAGCGCTTTCTCTATCGTGGTAAGGTCGAGATCATCTCTGCGAGCACCCAGTACCGCCCGCCGCGCCTCACGCCGGTGCCCATTATCAAGGGGCCGCAGACGGCGGTCGTGGTGGGCTCGAAGGGTGAGACAATCGCCACAGATCAGTTCGGCCGGATCAAGGTCCAATTTTTCTGGGATCGCCAGGGCAACAAGGACGAAAGTAGCTCCTGCTGGATCAGGGTAGCCCAAAACTGGGCGGGCAAGGGCTTCGGCTGCCTGCTAATTCCAAGGATAGGTCAAGAGGTTGTGGTGGATTTCGTCCATGGCGACCCTGACCGTCCACTCGTGACCGGGGTTGTCTACAACGGCTCCAACCTGCCGCCCGAGGTCTTGCCGGCCAACCAGACCCGCTCCACTTTCCGAACGCACACCGATCGCGGCACAATTGCAGATTACAACGAACTGCGGTTCGAGGATAGACAAGGTTTTGAGGAAGTCTTTCTAAAAGCGCAGAAAGATCATAACGTCAAGGTCGGGAATATCTATGCCATCGAGGTCGAGAATCAATACCTCCTGACGTCAGCTGCGGCGGCACTCGGCAGCAGGATCGAACTGAGCCCTGACAAAATTCGACTCTCAGTGAAGGCCGCAACCGGTACGCAAGTCATCGAAATCGGCGCCGCCGGAATCACTCTCACGAACAGCCAGGGAGCCTCGGTTCAGATATTGGGTCCCTCGGTTATGATCAACAACGAAGCGCTTGTGGTGACCTGA
- the tssG gene encoding type VI secretion system baseplate subunit TssG has protein sequence MQSKLDHLLGAVAAEPHAYDFFQVMRLIDVICWDGPRLGESSRPNLDRVRLGQQPTLAFPTRSIAHVTEALGNRPASISTYTFGLFGPNGPLPLHLTEFALFRQRNAADETFVRFTDIFHHRLASLFFRAWAESEPTVSHDRPHADRFALQLGALAGFGMTSLHRRDAMPDLAKLHFIGRFASLTRNADGLAAILAGFFAAPIEIREFIPKWVELPISSLCLLGRDPRTGTVGSTATVGGRIKVYHHRFRIVIGPLGLAQYERLLPGARDLETFATIIRNYLSDELDWELNLVLDHKEVPKVLLGHSGRLGWTSWVGKRRILHDAADLTLTPIVRLPTGADVQPSK, from the coding sequence ATGCAGAGCAAGCTCGACCACCTTCTTGGTGCGGTGGCGGCCGAGCCGCATGCCTACGATTTCTTTCAGGTTATGCGGCTCATCGATGTAATTTGTTGGGATGGCCCTCGGCTTGGGGAATCGAGCCGGCCGAACTTAGATAGGGTGCGACTTGGACAGCAGCCCACGCTGGCCTTTCCGACGCGGTCTATCGCGCACGTGACAGAGGCTTTAGGGAACCGTCCCGCCAGTATCTCCACCTACACCTTTGGCCTGTTCGGCCCCAACGGCCCGCTGCCTCTGCATCTGACCGAGTTTGCTCTATTTCGACAGCGCAATGCTGCCGATGAAACATTCGTACGCTTCACCGATATATTTCACCATCGACTAGCCTCGCTCTTCTTCCGCGCCTGGGCGGAGAGCGAGCCCACGGTCAGCCATGACCGGCCACATGCAGATCGCTTTGCCCTGCAGCTCGGCGCCCTCGCAGGCTTTGGAATGACCTCTCTTCATAGGCGTGACGCCATGCCCGATCTGGCTAAATTACACTTTATCGGACGGTTCGCCTCGCTAACCCGCAATGCCGACGGGCTAGCCGCCATTCTCGCCGGCTTCTTTGCGGCTCCCATCGAAATCCGTGAATTTATTCCGAAATGGGTTGAGTTGCCTATCAGCTCGCTCTGCCTTCTGGGTCGTGATCCACGCACCGGCACAGTTGGAAGCACAGCTACTGTTGGTGGCAGGATCAAAGTCTACCACCACCGCTTCCGCATCGTCATTGGTCCGCTCGGCTTGGCTCAGTACGAGCGGCTACTGCCAGGAGCACGTGACCTCGAGACTTTCGCCACGATTATTCGTAACTACCTGAGTGATGAACTGGACTGGGAGCTCAACCTTGTTCTCGACCACAAAGAGGTGCCGAAAGTTCTTTTAGGACATAGCGGTAGGCTCGGCTGGACCAGTTGGGTGGGCAAACGCAGGATCCTTCATGATGCCGCCGACCTGACCCTGACGCCAATCGTGCGTCTGCCGACCGGCGCGGATGTTCAACCTTCGAAGTAA